In the Streptomyces formicae genome, one interval contains:
- a CDS encoding phosphoglycerate kinase, with protein MKTIDELLAEGVDGKRVFVRADLNVPLAEGSITDDGRIRAVLPTVKALADAGAKVVVASHLGRPKGAPDPAFSLLPAAERLAELLGAPVAFAQDTVGPAAHEAVDGLQPGQVAVIENLRFNAGETSKDDTERGEFADRLAALADVYVGDGFGAVHRKHASVYDLPAKLPHYAGYLIATEVGVLKKLTEDVKRPYTVILGGAKVSDKLAVIDELLGKADRLLIGGGMAYTFLKAKGHEVGISLLQEDQIPVVTEYMERAEKNGVELVLPVDVLVSTDFPDLKTKAPADFETVDADSIPANMEGLDIGPKSRELFAEKIADAETVFWNGPVGVAEHPDYANGTAAVARALLNCDGFTVVGGGDSAAAVRNLGFDENAFGHISTGGGASLEYLEGKTLPGLAALEN; from the coding sequence ATGAAGACGATCGACGAACTTCTCGCCGAAGGGGTCGACGGCAAGCGGGTCTTCGTCCGCGCCGACCTCAACGTGCCGCTCGCCGAGGGCAGCATCACCGACGACGGCCGCATCCGCGCCGTCCTGCCGACCGTCAAGGCTCTCGCCGACGCGGGCGCCAAGGTGGTCGTGGCCTCGCACCTGGGCCGCCCCAAGGGCGCCCCGGACCCGGCCTTCTCGCTCCTTCCCGCCGCCGAGCGGCTCGCTGAACTCCTGGGCGCGCCCGTGGCGTTCGCGCAGGACACCGTCGGCCCCGCCGCGCACGAGGCCGTGGACGGCCTGCAGCCCGGCCAGGTGGCCGTCATCGAGAACCTTCGCTTCAACGCGGGCGAGACCAGCAAGGACGACACCGAGCGCGGCGAGTTCGCCGACCGGCTCGCCGCCCTCGCCGATGTCTACGTAGGCGACGGTTTCGGCGCCGTGCACCGCAAGCACGCCTCCGTGTACGACCTCCCGGCCAAGCTGCCGCACTACGCGGGCTACCTGATCGCCACCGAGGTCGGCGTCCTCAAGAAGCTCACCGAGGACGTCAAGCGCCCCTACACCGTCATCCTCGGCGGCGCCAAGGTCTCCGACAAGCTCGCCGTCATCGACGAGCTGCTCGGCAAGGCCGACCGGCTGCTGATCGGCGGCGGCATGGCGTACACCTTCCTCAAGGCCAAGGGCCACGAGGTCGGCATCTCCCTCCTCCAGGAGGACCAGATCCCGGTCGTCACGGAGTACATGGAGCGCGCCGAGAAGAACGGCGTCGAGCTCGTCCTCCCCGTCGACGTCCTGGTCTCCACGGACTTCCCCGACCTGAAGACGAAGGCCCCGGCCGACTTCGAGACCGTCGACGCGGACAGCATCCCCGCGAACATGGAGGGCCTGGACATCGGCCCCAAGTCCCGCGAGCTCTTCGCCGAGAAGATCGCCGACGCCGAGACCGTCTTCTGGAACGGGCCCGTGGGCGTCGCCGAGCACCCCGACTACGCGAACGGCACCGCCGCCGTCGCGCGGGCCCTGCTCAACTGCGACGGCTTCACCGTGGTCGGCGGCGGCGACTCCGCCGCGGCCGTCCGCAACCTGGGCTTCGACGAGAATGCCTTCGGCCACATCTCGACCGGCGGCGGCGCCTCCCTCGAATACCTCGAGGGCAAGACGCTCCCCGGCCTCGCCGCACTGGAGAACTGA
- the gap gene encoding type I glyceraldehyde-3-phosphate dehydrogenase, producing MTIRVGINGFGRIGRNYFRALLEQGADIEIVAVNDLGDTATTAHLLKYDTILGRLKAEVSHTEDTITVDGHTIKVLSERNPADIPWGQLGVDIVIESTGIFTKKADAEKHIAGGAKKVLISAPAKDEDITIVMGVNQEKYDAANHHVISNASCTTNCVAPMAKVLDENFGIVKGLMTTVHAYTNDQRILDFPHSDLRRARAAAENIIPTTTGAAKATALVLPQLKGKLDGIAMRVPVPTGSATDLVVDLQREVTKDEVNAAFKKAADDGALKGILFYTEDPIVSSDIVSDPASCTFDSSLTMVQEGKTVKILGWYDNEWGYSNRLVDLTVFVGGQL from the coding sequence GTGACGATCCGCGTAGGCATCAACGGCTTTGGCCGCATCGGTCGCAACTACTTCCGCGCGCTGCTCGAGCAGGGTGCGGACATCGAGATCGTGGCTGTCAACGACCTGGGTGACACCGCGACCACCGCTCACCTTCTGAAGTACGACACCATTCTGGGCCGCCTCAAGGCCGAGGTGTCGCACACCGAGGACACCATCACCGTCGACGGTCACACCATCAAGGTGCTGTCCGAGCGCAACCCCGCCGACATCCCGTGGGGCCAGCTGGGCGTCGACATCGTGATCGAGTCCACGGGCATCTTCACCAAGAAGGCCGACGCCGAGAAGCACATCGCCGGTGGCGCGAAGAAGGTCCTCATCTCGGCTCCGGCCAAGGACGAGGACATCACCATCGTGATGGGCGTCAACCAGGAGAAGTACGACGCGGCCAACCACCACGTCATCTCCAACGCCTCCTGCACCACCAACTGCGTGGCGCCGATGGCGAAGGTTCTCGACGAGAACTTCGGCATCGTCAAGGGCCTGATGACCACGGTCCACGCGTACACCAACGACCAGCGCATCCTGGACTTCCCGCACTCGGACCTGCGCCGCGCCCGCGCCGCCGCCGAGAACATCATTCCGACCACGACCGGTGCCGCCAAGGCCACCGCCCTGGTCCTGCCCCAGCTCAAGGGCAAGCTCGACGGCATCGCGATGCGCGTCCCGGTCCCGACCGGTTCGGCCACCGACCTGGTCGTCGACCTGCAGCGCGAGGTCACCAAGGACGAGGTCAACGCCGCGTTCAAGAAGGCCGCCGACGACGGCGCGCTCAAGGGCATCCTCTTCTACACCGAGGACCCGATCGTGTCGTCGGACATCGTGAGCGACCCGGCCTCCTGCACCTTCGACTCCTCCCTGACCATGGTCCAGGAAGGCAAGACGGTGAAGATCCTCGGCTGGTACGACAACGAGTGGGGCTACTCCAACCGTCTGGTCGACCTCACGGTCTTCGTCGGCGGTCAGCTCTAA